The following are encoded together in the Flavihumibacter fluvii genome:
- a CDS encoding tetratricopeptide repeat protein codes for MRGIVIAMICCSAVFGVNAQQTSFFNDPQQGFKQAKEYFQREQYSLAYPLLKELSLQLREPDISGQSLNYQEVRYYTLVCGLRQNEKRALEQAIEFVDFDDNESRVQLMSFHLGEYYFRQKDYYRANSYYEKTTVEHLSNTEVASLKFHQGYSYFNLQRFAEAKPLLDAVRQVKGNADYAAANYYYGFIAFRDKQYREALAAFRVVENEPEFKQVVPYYIATIYYLTGDKEKALAYAEEKIQKGNGYYDMEMRRLVGHGWFEKGDYKKALPALEAYASKNNPLSRADLYELSYSYYATSNYPKAIEGFKQLGGKEDSLAQNSMYLLGDAYLKIKDKTNARNAFLFCARNSSNPVQQEISQFNYGKLSYELGFPDIALTELQHFISKYPNSAYNLEAREILVGVMTRTSNYKDALVLLDGIKNPSEQVKQFYPGILYGRATELINDGLLTTADQLLDRAIQSPYNQSVLPLINFWKGEIAYRNGKTDEAIRFYNEYLTSPATNSEVNAQNARYNLGYSYLRKEMYKPAQTNFEQVIKFPGAKSTPVEQDAYIRAADCYYMQRDYKKAGSMYDQVVQLGWVSGDYASFQKAMIAGISNSNDKIKLLQQLQRNHANSSLVPDANMEIANTYMGDEKFQEALPFLTAVIKDARSEALKPKAYLKAGIAYYNLDNNTESLKQYNTLLQQYPNSPEADEALDNAKAIYVEEGRSGEYVGFAKKMGRDISTSQQDSLAYAEAEVQLSNGNFTNALQRFDAYLDKYPEGRYAIEAHYYTGEIHFSRKEWVKAAESYEAVASRVPNRFGEKSLIQAARLNFFELKQFEKAGTYYASLKEFASTQENKLEAMRGLLRSQYQLSRWPEAQDNAKELLMYKGANADDKLLANVVLARAAEAGGQYDLAISYYRNAAAGTKGELSAASRYGIAWCQFKQSKWKESEKSAFEVINKNGSYEVWVTKSYLLLGDIYMQQRDYFNAKATFQSVVENASLPELKEEAQRKLNQATEAERKQINVSSANH; via the coding sequence GTGAGAGGAATCGTCATAGCGATGATCTGTTGTTCTGCGGTGTTTGGGGTAAATGCCCAGCAGACCAGTTTTTTCAATGATCCGCAGCAGGGATTCAAACAGGCCAAAGAATATTTCCAGCGTGAACAGTACAGTCTTGCTTACCCGCTTTTAAAGGAACTCAGCCTGCAACTCAGGGAACCAGATATAAGCGGACAATCGCTGAATTACCAGGAAGTACGCTATTATACACTGGTGTGTGGCCTTCGGCAAAACGAAAAAAGGGCTCTGGAGCAGGCGATAGAGTTTGTTGATTTTGATGATAATGAAAGCCGCGTGCAATTGATGAGTTTCCATCTTGGGGAATATTATTTCCGTCAGAAGGATTATTATAGGGCAAATAGCTACTATGAAAAGACCACGGTGGAGCACCTCAGTAATACAGAAGTGGCTTCTCTTAAGTTCCATCAGGGGTATAGTTATTTTAACCTGCAACGGTTTGCTGAAGCGAAACCCTTGCTGGATGCTGTCCGGCAGGTGAAGGGGAATGCTGATTATGCTGCTGCCAACTATTATTACGGATTTATTGCGTTTCGGGATAAACAATATCGTGAGGCGCTGGCTGCCTTCAGGGTAGTTGAGAATGAGCCTGAATTTAAACAGGTGGTTCCATATTATATTGCCACAATCTATTATTTGACGGGCGATAAAGAAAAAGCGCTGGCTTATGCTGAAGAAAAAATCCAGAAAGGAAATGGGTATTATGACATGGAGATGCGCAGGTTGGTGGGGCATGGTTGGTTTGAAAAAGGTGATTATAAGAAAGCACTGCCAGCATTAGAAGCCTATGCATCAAAAAATAATCCGCTTTCACGCGCTGATCTGTATGAATTGTCTTATTCTTATTATGCAACTTCCAATTACCCAAAGGCGATAGAAGGATTTAAGCAATTGGGCGGTAAGGAAGACTCTCTGGCACAGAATTCTATGTACCTGCTTGGCGACGCCTACCTCAAAATAAAGGACAAGACCAATGCCCGTAATGCATTTTTGTTTTGCGCAAGAAACAGCAGTAACCCGGTACAACAGGAAATATCCCAGTTCAATTATGGGAAACTGTCTTACGAATTAGGTTTTCCTGATATCGCATTAACAGAATTGCAACATTTCATTTCCAAATATCCCAATTCTGCCTACAACCTTGAAGCGAGGGAGATATTGGTAGGTGTTATGACACGGACCAGCAATTATAAAGACGCCCTTGTGTTGCTGGATGGTATCAAGAATCCATCGGAACAAGTCAAGCAGTTTTATCCTGGCATATTATATGGACGAGCAACAGAATTGATCAATGACGGGCTATTGACAACTGCCGATCAATTACTTGATCGCGCTATTCAATCGCCCTACAACCAGTCGGTTTTACCCCTGATAAATTTCTGGAAAGGGGAGATCGCCTACCGGAATGGCAAAACTGATGAAGCCATCAGGTTTTATAATGAATACCTCACAAGTCCAGCGACAAATAGTGAGGTGAATGCGCAAAATGCACGGTATAATCTGGGTTATTCTTACCTGCGCAAGGAAATGTATAAACCTGCCCAAACCAATTTTGAGCAGGTAATAAAATTTCCTGGTGCAAAATCCACTCCTGTTGAGCAGGATGCCTATATCAGGGCGGCGGATTGTTATTATATGCAGCGCGATTATAAAAAAGCGGGCAGTATGTATGACCAGGTTGTGCAATTGGGATGGGTTTCAGGAGATTATGCCAGTTTCCAGAAAGCCATGATCGCCGGTATCAGCAACAGTAATGACAAAATCAAATTATTGCAGCAATTGCAGCGAAATCATGCTAATTCATCATTGGTGCCTGATGCCAATATGGAAATTGCAAATACCTATATGGGCGATGAAAAATTTCAGGAAGCCTTGCCATTCCTAACTGCAGTTATAAAAGATGCTCGCAGTGAAGCCCTGAAACCTAAGGCCTACCTTAAGGCAGGTATTGCTTATTATAACCTGGATAATAATACGGAATCACTGAAACAATACAATACATTATTGCAGCAATATCCAAACTCTCCTGAAGCCGATGAAGCCCTGGATAATGCAAAAGCTATCTATGTTGAAGAAGGCCGTTCCGGAGAATATGTGGGTTTTGCAAAGAAAATGGGCCGTGACATTTCCACATCCCAGCAAGATTCACTTGCCTATGCTGAAGCTGAAGTACAGCTTAGTAACGGCAACTTCACTAATGCACTCCAGCGTTTTGATGCCTACCTGGATAAATATCCGGAAGGGCGATATGCGATTGAAGCTCATTACTACACAGGTGAGATTCACTTTAGCCGGAAGGAATGGGTTAAAGCAGCGGAAAGCTATGAGGCTGTCGCATCAAGGGTTCCCAACAGGTTTGGCGAAAAATCACTGATTCAGGCTGCCCGTTTGAATTTTTTCGAACTCAAACAATTTGAAAAAGCCGGTACTTATTATGCCTCCTTAAAGGAGTTTGCCAGCACCCAGGAAAATAAGCTGGAAGCCATGCGGGGATTATTGAGAAGCCAATACCAATTGTCCAGGTGGCCTGAAGCACAGGATAATGCAAAGGAACTACTCATGTATAAAGGCGCCAATGCAGATGATAAATTGCTGGCCAATGTAGTATTGGCAAGAGCAGCTGAAGCAGGTGGGCAATATGATCTGGCAATATCTTATTACAGGAATGCCGCAGCAGGAACCAAGGGTGAACTAAGTGCAGCATCAAGGTATGGAATCGCCTGGTGCCAGTTTAAGCAGTCAAAATGGAAGGAATCAGAGAAAAGTGCATTTGAAGTTATCAATAAGAATGGTTCTTATGAAGTATGGGTCACAAAGTCATATTTATTACTTGGCGATATATATATGCAGCAACGTGATTATTTCAATGCGAAGGCCACATTTCAAAGTGTGGTTGAAAATGCCTCATTGCCTGAGTTGAAAGAAGAAGCACAACGGAAACTGAATCAGGCCACTGAAGCTGAGCGTAAACAAATAAATGTGTCTTCCGCAAACCATTGA
- a CDS encoding DoxX family protein, translating to MKKLLSTSYQEWAFDTMMFLIRICFGGLMLVNHGFQKLVNFSRLQHVFSDPFHIGSKWSLLLVIFAEVFCSLLLIAGLFTRLAVLPLVIGMSVAFYIAHNHNFDKGELDVLFLTGFLAVLLCGPGRASIDRMMGK from the coding sequence ATGAAAAAATTGCTTTCAACAAGTTACCAGGAATGGGCTTTTGATACGATGATGTTTTTGATCAGGATTTGTTTTGGAGGTTTAATGCTGGTTAACCACGGTTTCCAGAAACTGGTGAATTTTTCCAGGTTGCAACATGTTTTCAGTGACCCTTTCCATATTGGCTCAAAATGGTCACTATTATTAGTAATCTTTGCCGAAGTATTCTGTTCCCTCCTACTGATAGCCGGATTGTTCACCAGGCTGGCAGTTCTTCCCCTTGTAATTGGCATGAGCGTAGCTTTTTATATAGCCCATAACCATAATTTTGATAAAGGCGAACTGGATGTCTTGTTCCTGACTGGATTCCTGGCTGTATTGCTTTGCGGGCCAGGCCGTGCAAGTATTGACCGAATGATGGGCAAATAA
- a CDS encoding SixA phosphatase family protein, which yields MRNWFVLIIISICITGCSQKYFIVRHAEKAQTSATQTMNTPDDPPLTDPGAARADDLSARLANERIRYVFSTNTIRTQSTARPTATRFNLTLNNYGKVDSNFIGILKGLHKNVLIIGHSNTVDDLVNGLTGVQYLSDLPDTAYDNLFIVSRKGKKLHFSQEKFGQPAAQ from the coding sequence ATGCGTAATTGGTTTGTATTAATAATTATTTCTATATGCATAACGGGCTGTAGCCAAAAATATTTTATTGTACGCCATGCAGAAAAAGCACAAACTTCTGCCACACAGACCATGAATACCCCGGATGACCCGCCACTGACCGATCCTGGCGCTGCAAGGGCAGATGATTTAAGCGCAAGGCTGGCGAATGAAAGGATCAGGTATGTATTTTCTACCAATACAATACGTACCCAAAGTACAGCCAGGCCCACTGCCACCCGGTTTAATCTGACTTTGAATAATTATGGTAAAGTAGATAGCAACTTTATCGGAATTCTAAAAGGATTGCATAAGAATGTGTTGATTATTGGGCATAGCAATACCGTTGATGACCTGGTCAACGGGTTAACCGGAGTACAATATCTGTCTGATCTTCCAGACACTGCCTATGATAATTTATTTATTGTTAGCAGGAAAGGGAAAAAGCTGCATTTTTCACAGGAAAAATTCGGACAGCCCGCTGCGCAATAA
- a CDS encoding acyl-CoA thioesterase, with amino-acid sequence MYIFETKVRVRYAETDQMNVVYHGNYAQYFEVGRAESIRHLGFTYKDMEAMGIIMPLVELHIKFLRPAHYDDLLTIRTTLKELPADHRIEFHQEVFNKEEKLLTIGRVVLYFIKSGTKEKTIMPSALQEKLASYFA; translated from the coding sequence ATGTATATTTTTGAAACCAAGGTCAGGGTGCGCTATGCAGAAACCGACCAGATGAATGTAGTGTACCACGGAAATTATGCACAATATTTTGAAGTGGGGCGGGCTGAAAGCATCAGGCACCTGGGGTTTACCTATAAAGACATGGAGGCCATGGGTATCATTATGCCACTGGTAGAATTACATATAAAATTCCTGCGGCCTGCACACTACGATGACCTGCTTACCATTCGCACAACCCTAAAAGAATTACCAGCCGACCACAGGATAGAATTTCACCAGGAAGTTTTTAATAAAGAGGAAAAATTATTAACCATCGGAAGGGTGGTACTTTATTTTATTAAATCCGGCACTAAGGAAAAAACCATCATGCCTTCTGCATTACAGGAAAAGTTGGCCTCCTATTTCGCCTGA
- a CDS encoding dihydrolipoamide acetyltransferase family protein — MALVDLVMPKMGESIMEATILKWLKNPGEPVKQDETLLEIATDKVDSEVPSTTEGILEEILYTVNDVVPVGAIIARIRTTASDELPANQTAAFTPEAKQPSSFVESVAVPATTGIPGVTASHVLPGNGNRFYSPLVLNIAASEGVSMTELENISGTGNEGRVTKRDIIQFVEDKKAGIIPAARTVAPASQVVTAPVPPPPTVAEPPKEQPVVVKEPVQPEPIPNPDLKYGQNVEIIEMDRMRRLIADHMVKSKQTSPHVTSFTEADVTNLVLWRDRVKEKFLKQEGTKITFTPLFIEAIVRCIKKYPLMNSSLDADKIIVKKDINIGMATALPSGNLIVPVIKNADQLNLVGLAKQVNNMADNSRNGKLKPEDTQGGTFTLTNVGSFGSLMGTPIINQPQVAILAVGAIKKRPVVIETAQGDSIAIRHMMYLSMSYDHRIIDGSLGATFLTAVARELEHFDQTREF, encoded by the coding sequence ATGGCACTTGTAGATCTGGTAATGCCTAAAATGGGGGAAAGTATCATGGAAGCTACCATTTTAAAATGGTTGAAAAATCCAGGCGAACCCGTAAAACAAGATGAAACTTTATTGGAAATAGCCACAGATAAAGTGGACAGCGAGGTTCCCAGTACAACTGAAGGCATTCTGGAAGAAATATTATATACTGTGAATGATGTAGTTCCAGTGGGTGCAATTATAGCCCGCATCAGGACTACTGCTTCAGATGAATTACCAGCCAATCAAACAGCAGCTTTTACACCGGAAGCAAAGCAGCCGTCCTCATTTGTTGAATCAGTTGCTGTACCTGCAACTACCGGAATACCAGGAGTTACAGCCAGCCATGTATTACCGGGAAACGGTAACAGGTTCTACTCCCCGCTGGTATTGAATATTGCAGCAAGCGAAGGGGTTTCTATGACCGAACTTGAAAATATTTCAGGAACCGGCAATGAAGGCAGGGTTACAAAAAGGGATATCATCCAGTTTGTAGAAGATAAAAAAGCAGGAATAATCCCTGCCGCCCGGACTGTGGCGCCGGCTTCGCAAGTGGTTACCGCTCCTGTTCCCCCGCCACCGACTGTAGCAGAACCACCAAAGGAACAACCGGTCGTTGTAAAGGAACCAGTCCAGCCAGAACCTATACCAAATCCAGATTTAAAATATGGCCAGAATGTAGAGATTATTGAGATGGATAGGATGCGCAGGCTTATTGCTGACCATATGGTGAAAAGCAAGCAAACCAGTCCGCATGTGACCAGCTTTACTGAAGCCGATGTTACAAACCTGGTATTATGGCGCGACAGGGTTAAAGAAAAATTCCTGAAACAGGAAGGCACTAAAATCACTTTTACACCCCTCTTTATAGAAGCCATTGTCCGTTGCATCAAGAAATACCCATTGATGAACAGCAGCCTGGATGCTGATAAAATCATCGTTAAAAAAGACATCAATATCGGAATGGCCACCGCCCTTCCTTCCGGTAACCTTATTGTTCCTGTTATCAAAAATGCAGACCAGCTTAACCTTGTTGGACTGGCAAAACAGGTTAATAATATGGCAGATAATTCAAGGAATGGCAAATTAAAACCCGAAGACACGCAAGGCGGTACATTTACCCTTACAAATGTGGGCAGTTTTGGTAGCCTGATGGGTACACCGATCATTAACCAGCCACAAGTTGCCATACTCGCAGTTGGTGCCATAAAGAAGCGCCCGGTTGTAATAGAAACTGCACAGGGAGATTCTATCGCAATACGACATATGATGTACCTGAGTATGAGTTACGACCACCGCATCATAGATGGCAGCCTCGGTGCAACCTTTCTTACAGCAGTTGCGCGTGAGCTGGAACATTTTGACCAGACCCGCGAATTTTAA
- a CDS encoding CinA family nicotinamide mononucleotide deamidase-related protein → MKKITATIITIGDELLIGQVIDTNSAWMAQELNHIGVTVSKRVAVGDEWEAIWTVLDSEMPKADIVLLTGGLGPTADDITKPLLCDYFGGKMVVNEAVLQHLHYLFEKVFSRPMIQRNARQAEVPDVCTVLHNANGTAPGMWFEKNGVILVSLPGVPFEMKGLMTNEVIPALQKRFELPVIHHRTLLTAGIGESYLAERIKEFESSLPPAIKLAYLPHYGMVRLRLSATGFDKDQITHEIDGEFNKLQAQLADVLVTNKDEPLEKVVADLLLAQQKTIGTAESCTGGHIAQLITAMPGASQYYKGSVVSYANEIKTNILHVAVSTLQNAGAVSEEIVIEMVKGALDVLKTDFVVATSGIMGPDGGTPEKPVGTVWVAVGNQKEIITQRFKFRFDRLRNIDLTAINALNLCRKFILDQSL, encoded by the coding sequence GTGAAAAAGATAACTGCAACCATCATCACCATTGGGGACGAACTGCTAATTGGCCAGGTCATTGATACAAACAGCGCCTGGATGGCCCAGGAATTAAACCACATAGGCGTTACCGTTAGCAAACGGGTTGCTGTTGGGGATGAATGGGAAGCCATCTGGACGGTACTGGACAGTGAAATGCCAAAAGCTGATATTGTATTGCTGACAGGTGGCCTGGGGCCTACTGCAGACGATATCACCAAACCTTTGCTTTGCGATTACTTTGGTGGAAAAATGGTTGTAAACGAAGCGGTGCTGCAACACCTGCACTACCTTTTTGAAAAAGTTTTCAGCCGGCCAATGATCCAAAGGAATGCACGACAGGCTGAGGTTCCAGACGTTTGCACTGTATTACACAACGCCAATGGCACAGCCCCAGGCATGTGGTTCGAAAAAAATGGGGTTATCCTGGTTTCCTTACCGGGTGTTCCTTTTGAAATGAAAGGACTGATGACCAATGAAGTCATTCCTGCCCTGCAAAAAAGATTCGAATTACCGGTTATTCACCATCGTACCCTGCTAACAGCCGGAATCGGTGAATCATATCTTGCAGAAAGAATCAAGGAATTTGAGAGTTCTCTGCCTCCCGCTATTAAACTTGCCTACCTGCCTCATTATGGAATGGTTCGGCTAAGGTTGAGTGCCACTGGTTTTGACAAAGACCAGATTACCCATGAAATTGACGGAGAATTTAATAAACTTCAGGCACAACTTGCTGATGTTCTGGTGACCAATAAGGATGAGCCCCTTGAAAAAGTGGTTGCTGACCTTTTATTGGCCCAACAAAAAACAATTGGCACAGCAGAAAGTTGTACAGGCGGCCATATTGCCCAGCTGATCACGGCAATGCCTGGTGCAAGCCAGTATTACAAAGGTTCGGTTGTAAGCTATGCCAACGAAATAAAAACAAACATTTTACATGTAGCTGTATCCACCTTGCAAAATGCAGGGGCCGTAAGTGAAGAAATCGTGATAGAAATGGTAAAAGGGGCATTGGATGTACTTAAAACTGATTTCGTGGTGGCTACCTCTGGAATTATGGGTCCGGATGGGGGAACCCCCGAAAAACCAGTGGGTACCGTTTGGGTTGCCGTTGGGAACCAGAAGGAAATTATTACGCAACGATTTAAATTCCGATTCGACCGACTGAGAAATATTGACTTAACTGCCATTAATGCTTTGAATTTGTGCCGGAAATTCATCCTCGACCAAAGCTTATGA
- a CDS encoding alpha/beta hydrolase family protein: protein MKYLLVLFIGLFTGFHCLAQKKALDHSVYDNWQNLGEKLVSADGKYLAFVINRQEGDGELIVRSTDGSFIKQFPRAYQVTITDDSRFLVARIKPFYQEVRLARIKKTAAAEMPGDSLLIMELGKDSVQKIAGIKSYKIPERGMPWLAVHMAKRNGVGQKDQPDSLTRINRMIAEADSLSKLADSIRKKAASAKILGLAALQITAGSKKESNKNEDNLEEGTELVLVNLATGFSKRYTLVSEYLFNKLGTVLILETTPKKGAVQIPATVLWLDLGKQKTDTVMKIFHDAKNYAITEDGSRLAFVAERDSVTKALLKYYKVWMYIPGMDSAKVWLAPFNRNNGQRYIVQPEFNNYFSKDGSRLFIGLSPGQIVKDTSLVDFETARLDLWHYQDDYLQSQQLVQLNNTLKKSWLTYLDTQNGKLVQLGDDSCETVYPSKDGNGRYALGISTKGYRIQQQWTQHAILTLFVIDLEDGRRRIIADKVNGRYAGISPGGRYIFWYDLTKRQWMSYAIKEKKLFVLSKSIPYPLYDEDDDHPDDPPAYGFMGWFENDQFAYVYDRYDVWSCDPLGVKPAISITAGAGRRNRVVMRYQQTDPDEKFIRDKQGILLHLSDEKAKGEGWLVFKIGSPFDFSGAAISALASARFDSPAKARDADVLLYRQQRPSAQNLYLSGFHNAAEYSKAVAVSNLNPQQAMYNWFTVELHHWKMADGKTSEGLLYKPENFDSTKKYPVIFYFYERNADNRYNYIEPMPIRASINIAYYTSNGYLVFDPNIYYKTGQPGEDAYNSVVSAARYLSGFAFVDKLHMGIQGHSWGGYQVAYLVTRTNMFAAAEAGAPVSNMTSAYGGIRWGTGISRQFQYEKSQSRLGATLWEKPELYLKNSPLFSADKIRTPLLLLHNDKDDAVPWYQGIELFSALRRLGKPVWMVSYNDELHGIIERRNRKDWTIRMAQFFDHYLKGNPAPRWMTEGIPAVKKGIDWGLYD from the coding sequence ATGAAATATTTATTGGTATTATTTATTGGGTTATTTACCGGATTCCATTGTTTGGCACAAAAAAAAGCATTGGATCATAGCGTATACGATAACTGGCAGAATTTAGGTGAAAAATTGGTAAGCGCTGATGGAAAATACCTGGCATTTGTGATCAACCGGCAGGAAGGTGATGGCGAATTGATAGTGCGTTCCACTGATGGAAGTTTTATAAAACAATTTCCAAGGGCTTACCAGGTTACTATTACTGACGATAGTCGGTTCCTTGTGGCCAGAATTAAACCCTTTTACCAGGAAGTCCGCCTGGCAAGGATAAAGAAAACTGCTGCTGCTGAAATGCCCGGTGATTCCCTTTTAATCATGGAGTTGGGAAAAGACAGCGTACAGAAAATTGCCGGCATAAAATCATATAAAATCCCGGAAAGGGGAATGCCCTGGCTGGCCGTGCATATGGCCAAAAGAAATGGAGTTGGTCAGAAGGACCAACCAGACTCTCTAACAAGGATAAACCGGATGATAGCTGAAGCAGACAGCCTGTCTAAACTTGCTGATAGTATCAGGAAAAAAGCAGCATCTGCGAAAATCCTTGGATTAGCCGCTTTACAAATAACTGCTGGTTCAAAAAAAGAGAGTAATAAAAATGAAGATAATTTAGAAGAAGGAACGGAATTGGTATTGGTGAACCTGGCTACTGGATTTTCCAAGCGTTATACATTGGTGAGCGAATACCTCTTCAATAAATTGGGAACAGTACTGATCCTTGAAACAACACCTAAAAAGGGGGCAGTGCAAATACCGGCAACTGTGCTTTGGTTGGACCTTGGTAAGCAGAAGACAGATACCGTCATGAAAATTTTCCATGATGCCAAAAACTATGCAATTACCGAAGATGGAAGCAGGCTGGCTTTTGTAGCCGAGCGTGATAGTGTTACAAAAGCCCTGCTAAAATACTATAAAGTGTGGATGTATATACCAGGAATGGATAGTGCAAAAGTCTGGTTGGCTCCATTCAATAGGAATAATGGGCAGCGTTATATTGTTCAGCCTGAATTCAATAATTACTTCAGTAAGGATGGTTCCAGACTTTTTATAGGGTTATCACCCGGCCAAATCGTAAAAGATACCAGCCTGGTCGATTTTGAAACTGCAAGGCTGGATCTTTGGCATTACCAGGATGATTACCTGCAGTCCCAGCAATTGGTGCAATTGAACAATACCTTAAAGAAAAGTTGGCTGACTTACCTGGATACGCAAAATGGAAAACTTGTACAACTAGGGGATGATTCCTGTGAAACGGTTTATCCATCTAAGGACGGTAATGGCCGATACGCCCTGGGTATCAGTACGAAGGGTTATCGCATCCAGCAGCAGTGGACACAACATGCTATTTTGACCTTATTCGTAATAGATCTGGAGGATGGTCGCCGGCGAATTATTGCGGATAAGGTGAATGGGCGCTATGCAGGAATTTCACCTGGAGGGCGATATATTTTCTGGTACGATCTTACAAAACGGCAATGGATGAGTTATGCCATCAAGGAGAAGAAATTGTTTGTTTTATCAAAAAGCATCCCGTATCCATTGTATGATGAAGATGATGATCATCCCGATGACCCGCCGGCTTATGGTTTTATGGGCTGGTTTGAAAATGACCAGTTCGCGTATGTGTATGACCGGTATGATGTATGGTCCTGTGATCCGCTGGGTGTGAAACCGGCAATAAGTATAACAGCAGGTGCAGGCCGGAGGAACCGTGTAGTTATGCGCTACCAGCAGACTGATCCGGATGAAAAATTTATCAGGGACAAGCAGGGAATATTATTGCATCTTAGTGATGAAAAGGCCAAGGGTGAAGGCTGGCTGGTTTTTAAGATTGGAAGTCCTTTTGATTTTTCCGGGGCTGCAATATCTGCACTTGCATCTGCGCGGTTCGATAGTCCTGCAAAGGCCCGGGATGCCGATGTACTACTTTACCGGCAGCAGCGACCTTCAGCGCAGAACCTTTACCTGTCAGGTTTTCATAATGCGGCTGAATATTCGAAGGCTGTTGCTGTAAGCAATTTAAATCCCCAACAAGCTATGTATAACTGGTTTACGGTTGAGCTACATCACTGGAAGATGGCAGATGGGAAAACCAGTGAGGGACTATTGTACAAACCAGAGAATTTTGATTCCACCAAAAAATACCCGGTCATTTTTTATTTCTATGAACGCAATGCTGATAACCGGTACAATTATATAGAACCGATGCCAATCCGGGCATCTATAAATATTGCCTATTATACAAGCAATGGGTACCTGGTTTTCGATCCGAATATTTATTACAAAACGGGGCAGCCCGGTGAGGATGCTTATAATAGTGTGGTGTCTGCAGCAAGGTACCTGTCTGGTTTTGCATTTGTTGACAAATTGCATATGGGTATCCAGGGGCATAGCTGGGGTGGATACCAGGTTGCCTACCTGGTAACCCGTACCAATATGTTTGCAGCAGCTGAAGCAGGTGCTCCGGTTAGCAATATGACCAGTGCCTATGGTGGTATACGCTGGGGGACAGGTATTTCAAGGCAGTTCCAGTATGAGAAATCGCAGAGCAGGCTGGGTGCTACCTTATGGGAAAAACCTGAATTGTATCTTAAGAATTCGCCTTTGTTCAGCGCTGATAAGATACGTACGCCTCTGTTGCTCCTGCACAACGATAAGGACGATGCCGTTCCCTGGTACCAGGGCATAGAATTATTTTCAGCATTGCGCAGGCTGGGGAAACCGGTATGGATGGTGAGCTATAATGATGAACTCCATGGAATTATTGAAAGGCGGAACCGGAAAGACTGGACAATTAGGATGGCGCAGTTCTTTGATCATTACCTGAAGGGAAATCCTGCTCCCCGCTGGATGACGGAAGGAATTCCAGCCGTCAAAAAAGGCATAGACTGGGGGCTTTATGATTAG